In the Streptomyces formicae genome, one interval contains:
- a CDS encoding type I polyketide synthase: MSDNEKLRDYLNKVMADLRRTQRRLKSVEEQSHEPIAVIGMACRYPGGAESPEQLWRLVDDSGDAISGFPTDRGWDLENLLLRDPEGKELAPEGGFVDGAASFDAELFNISPREALAMDPQQRLVLESSYEAFERAGIDPATLRGSRTGVFVGASYTGYGSDVEQIPDGLEGYTMTGSANSVVSGRVSYTFGLQGPAVTVDTACSSSLVALHWAVQSLRAGETTLALAGGAMVMPSPMEFVEFSRQQVLAADARCKAFAAAADGTGFSEGAGLVLLERLSDARRNGHRVLAVVRGSAVNQDGASNGLTAPNGPAQQRVIEAALADARLSADEVDAVEAHGTGTTLGDPIEVQALLATYGKDRPADRPLWLGSVKSNIGHTQAAAGVAGVIKTVEALRHRVLPATLHVDAPTPRVDWSSGGVRLLTERREWSDPGRPRRAAVSAFGISGTNAHLVLEEAPPEESAQDEEKDGAKGTEATGLVDAVVPWPLSGRSGNALRAQADRLAAHVQDRADLPGLDVGASLALSRGALEHRAVVLAADRTEALTGLSALAQGVPAADVVTGTVRPGAARVAFVFPGQGSQWLGMAAELLDTTPVFARRLAACDTALRPYVDWSVLDVVRGGADAPSLDDVVVVQCSLWAVMVSLAEVWRSVGVEPVAVVGHSQGEIAAAAVAGALSLDDAAKVVALRAIAAAEELSGKGAMASLALSADQVAERIAPWGDRISVAALNGPNATVVSGDQGTLDELLADCEVDGIRTRRIAAAYASHSAHVERIRDRLVRDLDGIRPRSAEVPFYSTVTAGPLDTAGLDAEYWYANLRREVRFDETVRVMLADGVGFFVEASPHPVLAVGLQETFEAAGADGVAVGTLRREEDGPRRFLTSLAEGYVRGLPVDWHKLFAGAGARRTELPTYAFQHERYWLDTTRTAPGDAADFGLTGTGHPLLTAAVEAAAGDQLLLTGRLSARTEGWLADHTLHGTTVLTGATFAELALDAGERAGAAVVESLTVEEPLTLPDGAGVQLQVTVAAPDDTGRRELALYARAESDEVTRPWVRHATGLLAPEAADAPDEAGERSVWPPTGAQPVSVANFQQRMSDAGQGYGPAFGGLSAVWRKGSDLYAEVALPEDHAGQAARYGLHPALLDAALQPARLEQRTGLLWTDWSGLRLRAVGAGALRVHLRTLADGAVGVTLADETGRPVGSVDSVRPREVTAAELRRPDDVTRDSLYRLEWQPVPAAGQSAEWVVLGDDALQLTDALEESGAFPQFYDDLGELAGAVDAGLPAPELTLVSYGPHGERSDSEEALDATTRLLALVQEWLADERFTASRLVVATRGAVAATAADTVDGLAHAALWGLVRSAQAAHPGRFALVDLDADEGSLALFPSAAPAAVASGEAQLALRSGSVLVPRAVRAAAADPVAAPRPFDPEGTVLITGGTGGLGGVVARHLVKHHGVRHLLLVSRSGRGAAGADALEGELTSLGATVTIEACDVAERAALERLLAAIPADRPLTAVLHGAGVLADGPVEALTADDVRKVFAPKVAAATHLHELTQDTDLSAFVLFSSASGVLGSIAQANYAAANAHLNALAQQRRARGLPAQSLAWGLWEQSGEMGAAADTAKFARAGILPLTADEGTALLDAAGALDEALLMPVHLDAAALSTRAADGALPDLLRGLVHRPSARRTAQQAPSAAEGSDWAERLSGLPAAEQLHRLVELVRGHVASVLGHGTPEAIDPDRPFKELGFDSLTALELRNRLQAAAGLQLPASLVFDHPTLDETAAFLREQLAPGEAETVPPALAELDRLESALLDIGADDAETREKVTNRLRALVSKWQDTGAVTESATDADDEGVVDDASDAELFALLDDELDTP; encoded by the coding sequence ATGAGCGACAACGAGAAGCTGCGGGACTACCTCAACAAGGTCATGGCCGACCTGCGCCGCACCCAGCGGCGCCTGAAGTCCGTGGAGGAGCAGAGCCACGAACCGATCGCCGTCATCGGCATGGCCTGCCGCTACCCCGGCGGCGCCGAGTCCCCCGAGCAGCTGTGGCGGCTCGTCGACGACAGCGGCGACGCGATATCCGGGTTCCCCACCGACCGGGGCTGGGACCTCGAGAACCTGCTGCTGCGGGACCCCGAGGGCAAGGAACTCGCCCCGGAGGGCGGGTTCGTGGACGGCGCCGCGTCCTTCGACGCGGAGCTGTTCAACATCTCGCCGCGCGAGGCGCTCGCCATGGACCCCCAGCAGCGGCTGGTCCTGGAGTCCTCCTACGAGGCGTTCGAGCGGGCCGGAATCGACCCCGCCACGCTGCGCGGCAGCCGCACCGGGGTCTTCGTGGGCGCCTCCTACACCGGTTACGGCTCCGACGTCGAGCAGATCCCGGACGGCCTCGAGGGCTACACCATGACGGGCTCCGCCAACAGCGTGGTCTCCGGGCGCGTCTCCTACACCTTCGGCCTCCAGGGCCCCGCCGTCACCGTCGACACGGCATGCTCCTCGTCGCTGGTCGCCCTGCACTGGGCGGTCCAGTCCCTGCGCGCGGGGGAGACCACCCTGGCGCTGGCCGGTGGGGCCATGGTCATGCCGAGCCCCATGGAGTTCGTGGAGTTCAGCCGCCAGCAGGTCCTCGCGGCCGACGCCCGCTGCAAGGCCTTCGCGGCCGCGGCCGACGGCACGGGGTTCTCCGAGGGCGCGGGCCTCGTCCTCCTCGAGCGCCTGTCGGACGCCCGCCGCAACGGACACCGGGTGCTCGCCGTCGTCCGGGGCTCGGCGGTCAACCAGGACGGCGCGTCGAACGGCCTGACCGCCCCCAACGGGCCCGCGCAGCAGCGCGTGATCGAAGCCGCGCTCGCCGACGCCCGGCTGAGCGCCGACGAGGTCGACGCGGTGGAGGCGCACGGCACGGGCACGACGCTCGGCGACCCGATCGAGGTGCAGGCGCTCCTCGCGACGTACGGCAAGGATCGCCCAGCGGACCGGCCGCTGTGGCTCGGCTCGGTCAAGTCCAACATCGGGCACACCCAGGCCGCCGCAGGGGTCGCCGGTGTCATCAAGACGGTCGAGGCGCTGCGCCACCGCGTGCTGCCCGCGACCCTCCACGTCGACGCCCCCACTCCGCGGGTCGACTGGTCGTCCGGCGGGGTGCGGCTGCTGACCGAGCGCCGCGAGTGGAGCGACCCCGGGCGCCCGCGCAGGGCGGCGGTCTCGGCGTTCGGCATCAGCGGCACCAACGCCCACCTCGTCCTGGAGGAGGCACCGCCGGAGGAATCGGCTCAGGACGAGGAGAAGGACGGAGCGAAGGGCACGGAGGCCACCGGCCTGGTCGATGCCGTCGTGCCCTGGCCCCTCTCCGGCCGGAGCGGCAACGCGCTGCGCGCCCAGGCCGACCGCCTCGCCGCGCACGTCCAGGACCGCGCCGACCTCCCCGGACTCGACGTCGGCGCCTCCCTGGCCCTGTCGCGCGGCGCACTCGAACACCGGGCCGTCGTCCTCGCGGCCGACCGCACCGAGGCACTGACCGGCCTCTCCGCACTCGCCCAGGGCGTCCCCGCCGCCGACGTCGTCACCGGAACGGTCCGGCCGGGAGCGGCCCGCGTCGCGTTCGTCTTCCCCGGCCAGGGCTCCCAGTGGCTGGGCATGGCGGCCGAACTGCTCGACACCACACCGGTGTTCGCGCGCCGCCTCGCCGCGTGCGACACCGCGCTGCGGCCGTACGTCGACTGGTCCGTGCTCGACGTCGTCCGCGGGGGCGCCGACGCCCCGTCACTGGACGACGTGGTCGTCGTGCAGTGCTCGCTGTGGGCCGTCATGGTCTCGCTCGCCGAGGTGTGGCGCTCGGTGGGCGTCGAACCCGTCGCCGTCGTCGGACACAGCCAGGGCGAGATCGCCGCCGCCGCCGTCGCGGGCGCGCTCTCGCTCGACGACGCGGCCAAGGTGGTGGCGCTGCGCGCCATCGCGGCCGCCGAGGAACTGTCGGGCAAGGGCGCGATGGCCTCCCTGGCACTCTCCGCCGACCAGGTCGCCGAGCGCATCGCGCCCTGGGGCGACCGGATCTCCGTCGCCGCGCTCAACGGCCCCAACGCCACCGTGGTCTCCGGCGACCAGGGCACGCTGGACGAACTCCTCGCCGACTGCGAGGTGGACGGCATCCGCACCCGGCGCATCGCCGCCGCCTACGCCTCCCACAGCGCCCACGTCGAACGGATCCGCGACCGGCTCGTGCGCGATCTCGACGGCATCCGGCCCAGGTCCGCGGAGGTCCCCTTCTACTCGACCGTCACCGCCGGTCCGCTCGACACCGCGGGCCTGGACGCGGAGTACTGGTATGCCAACCTGCGCCGCGAGGTGCGCTTCGACGAGACCGTCCGCGTCATGCTGGCCGACGGCGTCGGGTTCTTCGTGGAGGCGAGCCCCCACCCGGTCCTCGCCGTCGGTCTGCAGGAGACCTTCGAGGCCGCCGGGGCCGACGGCGTGGCCGTGGGCACCCTGCGCCGCGAGGAGGACGGCCCGCGCCGCTTCCTGACCTCGCTCGCCGAGGGGTACGTGCGCGGCCTTCCCGTCGACTGGCACAAGCTGTTCGCCGGGGCGGGAGCACGAAGGACCGAGCTGCCCACGTACGCCTTCCAGCACGAGCGCTACTGGCTGGACACCACCCGCACCGCCCCCGGCGACGCCGCGGACTTCGGCCTCACCGGCACGGGACACCCGCTGCTCACCGCCGCGGTCGAGGCCGCGGCCGGTGACCAACTGCTGCTCACCGGCCGCCTCTCGGCCCGCACCGAGGGCTGGCTCGCCGACCACACCCTGCACGGCACCACCGTCCTGACCGGCGCCACCTTCGCCGAACTCGCCCTGGACGCGGGCGAACGGGCCGGTGCCGCGGTGGTGGAGAGCCTCACCGTCGAGGAGCCGCTGACGCTGCCGGACGGTGCCGGGGTCCAGCTCCAAGTGACCGTCGCCGCACCCGACGACACCGGCCGCCGCGAGCTCGCCCTCTACGCCAGGGCCGAGTCCGACGAGGTGACCCGGCCGTGGGTCAGGCACGCCACCGGACTCCTCGCCCCGGAGGCGGCCGACGCCCCCGACGAGGCGGGGGAGCGGAGCGTGTGGCCGCCGACCGGCGCCCAGCCGGTCAGCGTCGCCAACTTCCAGCAGCGCATGTCCGACGCGGGGCAGGGCTACGGACCGGCCTTCGGTGGCCTGTCCGCCGTCTGGCGCAAGGGATCCGACCTCTACGCCGAAGTCGCGCTGCCCGAGGACCACGCAGGACAGGCCGCACGCTACGGGCTGCACCCGGCCCTGCTCGACGCCGCGTTGCAGCCCGCCCGTCTCGAACAGCGCACCGGCCTGCTCTGGACGGACTGGAGCGGTCTGCGGCTGCGCGCCGTGGGCGCCGGTGCGCTGCGCGTCCACCTCCGCACGCTCGCGGACGGGGCGGTGGGCGTCACCCTGGCCGACGAGACAGGACGTCCCGTCGGCTCCGTGGACTCCGTACGCCCCCGCGAGGTCACCGCGGCGGAACTGCGCCGCCCGGACGACGTGACCCGCGACAGCCTGTACCGCCTGGAGTGGCAGCCCGTACCGGCGGCCGGACAGAGCGCCGAATGGGTGGTGCTCGGCGACGACGCGCTCCAACTGACCGATGCCCTGGAGGAGTCGGGCGCCTTCCCGCAGTTCTACGACGACCTCGGCGAGCTCGCCGGGGCCGTCGACGCCGGGCTGCCCGCCCCCGAGCTCACCCTCGTCTCGTACGGCCCGCACGGCGAGCGGTCCGACAGCGAAGAGGCGCTCGACGCCACCACCCGACTGCTCGCGCTCGTGCAGGAGTGGCTGGCCGACGAGCGGTTCACCGCCTCGCGCCTCGTCGTCGCCACCAGGGGAGCGGTCGCGGCCACCGCCGCCGACACCGTCGACGGACTCGCGCACGCGGCGCTGTGGGGCCTGGTGCGCTCGGCACAGGCCGCGCACCCCGGCCGGTTCGCCCTGGTCGACCTGGACGCCGACGAGGGCTCGCTCGCGCTGTTCCCGAGCGCCGCACCCGCCGCCGTCGCGTCCGGCGAGGCCCAACTCGCCCTGCGCTCCGGGTCCGTACTGGTGCCCAGGGCCGTACGGGCGGCGGCCGCCGACCCGGTGGCCGCCCCGCGGCCCTTCGACCCCGAGGGCACCGTCCTGATCACCGGCGGCACCGGCGGGCTCGGCGGCGTCGTCGCCCGCCACCTCGTCAAGCACCACGGCGTACGCCACCTCCTGCTCGTCAGCCGCAGCGGCCGGGGCGCGGCCGGGGCGGACGCGCTCGAAGGCGAACTGACCTCGCTCGGCGCGACCGTGACCATCGAGGCCTGCGACGTCGCCGAACGGGCCGCACTGGAAAGGCTGTTGGCCGCGATCCCCGCCGATCGGCCGCTCACCGCGGTGCTGCACGGTGCGGGCGTTCTCGCGGACGGGCCCGTGGAGGCGCTGACGGCCGACGACGTACGGAAGGTGTTCGCGCCGAAGGTGGCCGCGGCCACGCACCTGCACGAGCTCACCCAGGACACGGACCTGTCGGCGTTCGTCCTGTTCTCCTCCGCCTCCGGCGTGCTCGGCAGCATCGCCCAGGCCAACTACGCCGCCGCCAACGCCCATCTGAACGCCCTCGCCCAGCAGCGCCGCGCCCGCGGACTGCCCGCCCAGTCCCTCGCTTGGGGCCTGTGGGAGCAGAGCGGCGAGATGGGCGCGGCGGCGGACACGGCGAAGTTCGCGCGCGCCGGCATCCTGCCGCTGACCGCCGACGAGGGCACCGCGCTCCTCGACGCGGCAGGGGCACTCGACGAGGCGCTGCTGATGCCCGTACACCTCGACGCCGCGGCCCTGAGCACCCGGGCCGCCGACGGCGCCCTGCCCGACCTGCTGCGCGGCCTGGTGCACCGGCCCTCGGCCCGTAGGACGGCGCAGCAGGCGCCGAGCGCGGCCGAAGGATCCGACTGGGCGGAGCGCCTGAGCGGCCTGCCCGCCGCGGAGCAGCTCCACCGCCTCGTCGAGCTCGTGCGCGGTCACGTCGCCTCGGTCCTCGGGCACGGCACCCCCGAGGCGATCGATCCCGACCGGCCCTTCAAGGAGCTCGGGTTCGACTCGCTGACCGCACTGGAACTGCGCAACCGGCTCCAGGCCGCCGCCGGACTGCAACTGCCCGCGAGCCTCGTCTTCGACCACCCCACGCTGGACGAGACCGCCGCGTTCCTGCGGGAGCAACTGGCGCCGGGGGAGGCCGAGACGGTGCCGCCCGCCCTCGCGGAACTCGACCGCCTGGAGAGCGCGCTGCTCGACATCGGCGCCGACGACGCCGAGACCCGCGAGAAGGTGACCAACCGGCTGCGCGCCCTGGTCTCCAAGTGGCAGGACACGGGCGCGGTCACGGAGTCCGCGACCGACGCCGACGACGAAGGCGTCGTGGACGACGCGTCCGACGCCGAGCTGTTCGCGCTCCTCGACGACGAACTGGACACGCCGTGA